Proteins co-encoded in one Pseudoalteromonas sp. MEBiC 03607 genomic window:
- a CDS encoding phosphopentomutase, translated as MARALILMADSLGIGAAPDAEKFGDVGANTFAHLLKAYAEETGEQLSLPNLTRLGLADACEAAGKEPCLVSDRQAPIGAWGYAKELSSGKDTPSGHWEMAGVPVLFDWGYFPNTQPCFPQEFVDELIARAGIPGILGNCYASGTTILEQLGEEHMQTGMPICYTSVDSVFQIAAHEESFGLEKLYQVCEIARALLDEMNIGRVIARPFLGSSRDDFARTGNRRDYSVLPPSPTLLDKLSQDGGEVISIGKIADIYAHQGITQKHKAPGLMNLLEKTSEVIASAPDHSLIFTNLVDFDEKYGHRRNAVGYAKALKEFDDYLPTILNQLNSDDVLIITADHGCDPTAAGTDHTREYVPVLAYQPGMTNTPLGERASFADIGQTLAQWFNLPALEYGDSFKDELLANKKGNQ; from the coding sequence ATGGCAAGAGCACTTATCTTAATGGCAGATAGCCTAGGAATTGGCGCAGCACCCGACGCAGAGAAGTTTGGTGATGTAGGCGCAAATACCTTTGCTCATTTACTTAAAGCCTATGCAGAAGAAACCGGTGAGCAGTTATCGCTACCTAATCTTACCCGTTTAGGTTTAGCTGATGCATGCGAAGCCGCAGGTAAAGAACCTTGTTTAGTCAGTGACCGCCAAGCACCTATTGGCGCATGGGGTTACGCTAAAGAGTTATCAAGTGGTAAAGACACGCCTTCAGGTCATTGGGAAATGGCCGGCGTACCTGTGTTATTTGATTGGGGTTACTTCCCAAACACACAGCCGTGTTTTCCACAAGAATTTGTTGACGAGCTAATTGCTCGTGCTGGTATTCCGGGCATTTTAGGTAACTGCTATGCCTCAGGAACAACCATTTTAGAACAACTAGGTGAAGAGCACATGCAAACCGGTATGCCGATTTGCTACACCTCAGTTGATAGCGTGTTTCAAATAGCCGCGCACGAAGAATCATTTGGACTGGAGAAACTTTATCAGGTTTGCGAAATCGCACGGGCGCTGCTTGATGAAATGAACATAGGAAGAGTGATTGCGCGGCCATTTTTGGGTTCGAGCCGTGACGATTTTGCCCGCACAGGTAATCGTCGTGACTATTCGGTGCTACCACCGTCGCCAACCTTGCTAGATAAATTATCGCAAGACGGCGGTGAAGTGATAAGTATTGGTAAAATTGCCGATATCTATGCGCATCAAGGCATCACCCAAAAACACAAAGCGCCAGGGCTGATGAACTTACTTGAAAAAACCTCAGAAGTCATCGCAAGCGCACCTGATCATAGTTTGATTTTTACAAACTTAGTTGATTTTGATGAAAAGTACGGTCATCGCCGTAATGCAGTCGGCTATGCTAAAGCATTAAAAGAGTTTGATGATTACCTACCAACCATCTTAAATCAGCTAAATAGCGATGATGTGTTAATCATCACTGCCGATCACGGATGTGATCCAACAGCAGCAGGTACTGACCATACACGTGAATACGTGCCAGTCCTTGCTTACCAACCGGGGATGACAAACACCCCGCTTGGAGAACGAGCTAGTTTTGCAGACATAGGTCAAACCCTTGCCCAGTGGTTTAATCTTCCTGCACTTGAATACGGTGATAGCTTTAAAGATGAGCTATTAGCGAACAAAAAAGGAAACCAATAA
- the deoD gene encoding purine-nucleoside phosphorylase: protein MSTPHISANVGEFAETVLMPGDPLRAQYIAENFLDDAKQVTGVRNMYGFTGTYKGKPVSIMGSGMGIPSMSIYARELIVSYGVKNLIRIGTCGGIGSDIKIRDVIFAQGASTDSNVNRARVRGYDFAAIADFGLLLNGVNAAKELGIEAKVGNVFTTDTFYQADNTFYQELDKLGVLAVDMETAGMYGVAAEYGAKAMALFTVSDHVITGEATPSEERQSTFNEMVKIALESI from the coding sequence ATGAGTACTCCTCATATCAGTGCCAATGTAGGCGAATTTGCAGAAACGGTATTAATGCCGGGTGATCCGCTTCGCGCTCAATACATTGCTGAAAACTTTTTAGATGACGCAAAACAAGTAACAGGCGTTCGTAATATGTATGGTTTTACCGGTACCTACAAAGGTAAACCAGTGAGTATTATGGGCTCTGGGATGGGTATTCCATCAATGTCAATTTATGCCCGTGAATTGATCGTTAGTTACGGCGTTAAAAATCTAATTCGTATTGGTACCTGTGGCGGTATTGGTAGCGACATCAAAATCCGTGACGTTATCTTTGCACAAGGTGCAAGCACAGATTCAAATGTAAACCGTGCACGCGTGCGTGGTTACGACTTTGCCGCTATTGCTGATTTTGGTTTATTACTTAATGGTGTAAACGCAGCAAAAGAATTAGGCATTGAAGCTAAGGTAGGTAATGTATTTACAACAGATACATTCTATCAAGCAGATAACACATTCTATCAAGAATTAGACAAGCTAGGCGTACTTGCTGTTGATATGGAAACAGCTGGCATGTACGGCGTAGCCGCTGAGTACGGCGCAAAAGCGATGGCACTATTTACTGTTAGTGACCACGTAATCACTGGTGAAGCAACACCAAGTGAAGAGCGTCAAAGCACTTTTAACGAAATGGTTAAAATTGCTTTAGAATCAATTTAA
- a CDS encoding ferredoxin--NADP reductase, whose product MSNWIEAKVKDVKWWTDSLFSLIVNADVEPFTAGQFTKLAMQVGDKRVARAYSYVNAPNNPDLEFYLINVKDGQLSQQLAQLKPGDSVTIERRATGFFTLDEVPSSEQLYMLSTGTALGPFISILEQGEVWQKFEHVHLVHGVRFNEDLSYQERIKALQHQYPNLYYSPVVSRESATVGFNGRITDVIKDRRLFQVIDRPVAPDTTQFMICGNPEMVKDTTAILLELGFSRNRRREPGQITVEQYW is encoded by the coding sequence ATGTCTAATTGGATTGAAGCAAAAGTTAAAGACGTTAAATGGTGGACCGACTCATTATTTAGCTTAATTGTTAATGCCGATGTAGAGCCATTCACGGCTGGGCAGTTTACAAAGCTTGCAATGCAAGTGGGTGATAAACGCGTAGCACGCGCATATTCTTACGTGAATGCACCAAATAATCCTGATCTTGAGTTTTATCTTATTAATGTTAAAGACGGACAACTTTCTCAACAGCTTGCACAATTAAAGCCGGGCGACTCAGTGACAATTGAGCGTCGTGCTACAGGCTTTTTTACTCTTGATGAAGTGCCAAGCAGTGAACAGCTATATATGCTGAGCACAGGAACGGCGCTAGGGCCTTTTATATCAATATTAGAGCAGGGCGAAGTGTGGCAAAAGTTTGAGCATGTTCATTTGGTGCATGGTGTACGTTTTAACGAGGACTTAAGCTATCAAGAGCGAATCAAAGCGCTCCAGCATCAGTACCCAAATCTTTACTATTCGCCTGTAGTCAGCCGAGAGTCAGCCACTGTGGGATTTAATGGCCGGATCACAGATGTGATCAAAGACCGTCGTTTATTTCAAGTTATAGACCGTCCTGTTGCTCCCGACACCACACAGTTTATGATTTGCGGTAATCCAGAAATGGTAAAAGATACCACGGCTATTTTGTTAGAGCTTGGTTTTAGCCGTAATAGACGTCGTGAACCTGGGCAGATCACAGTAGAGCAATATTGGTAA
- a CDS encoding nuclear transport factor 2 family protein, translating to MKPLFFAISLLFTWQVFASDQTSEQSQQQTEQKTEKKDVARLEFIEDKATESESSAVIKSQTEVTKPEVTKPEAVNKDTEKKEAATATVAEADDSKVIGSVNPAPAAQPKTAAEKQEAVAEATKAVNQAKEALTAKQQEKARQSRESMAVIEQVIAAYNARNIDAFIKMYDENVEFYTFPNELMFTGKEKLIARYGIMFKKLKCIKSSPIKRIVHGNIVIDHELSETCSEDPKVVDKRAEFVTSYQVENGKITKVLFFR from the coding sequence ATGAAACCGTTATTTTTTGCCATCAGTTTACTATTCACATGGCAGGTTTTTGCTAGTGACCAAACTAGTGAACAAAGCCAGCAACAAACCGAACAAAAAACAGAAAAGAAAGATGTTGCACGTTTAGAATTTATTGAAGACAAAGCTACAGAGAGCGAAAGCTCTGCGGTAATTAAAAGCCAAACTGAAGTAACTAAACCAGAAGTAACTAAACCAGAAGCCGTTAATAAGGACACTGAAAAGAAAGAAGCGGCAACCGCGACGGTTGCCGAAGCTGATGATAGTAAGGTAATAGGCTCTGTAAACCCGGCACCTGCTGCGCAACCTAAAACCGCAGCTGAAAAGCAAGAAGCAGTTGCTGAAGCAACAAAAGCAGTAAACCAAGCTAAAGAAGCCTTAACAGCCAAACAGCAAGAAAAAGCTCGTCAGTCACGAGAATCTATGGCTGTAATCGAGCAAGTTATTGCAGCGTACAACGCTCGTAATATCGATGCATTTATCAAAATGTATGATGAAAATGTAGAGTTTTATACGTTTCCAAATGAGCTTATGTTTACCGGTAAAGAAAAGCTAATTGCACGATACGGTATTATGTTTAAAAAATTAAAGTGCATTAAGTCTTCACCGATAAAACGCATTGTGCACGGTAATATAGTGATTGATCATGAACTATCAGAGACTTGTTCTGAGGATCCCAAAGTCGTTGATAAGCGAGCCGAGTTTGTAACTAGTTATCAAGTCGAAAACGGCAAAATAACCAAAGTGTTATTCTTCCGATAG
- a CDS encoding tetratricopeptide repeat protein — protein MRYILILITFLMSFHTLAAAQNEPENRPALSEAEQQQALNNLQEPMYKPLLERYILDELKAVRQDQQKLREDVTKQVTHTQLDTADRALTYTTDTINNVFFIITITASILVLVGWNSLRDVKNKVEDIVNTRVSAITKEYEERLKVLEEKLRERSEEILLNQQKISITNEVHSLWMRANLESDVANKVEIFDEILKRKPEDVEAIAYKADALLEINETGEAIELCNQALEIDSDYGYAYWQRACAYALLHKHADAMADIRMALEYSPNLRNELLHESAFASLHDNDSFNSLLNETV, from the coding sequence ATGCGTTATATCTTAATTTTAATCACTTTTTTAATGAGCTTTCATACGCTAGCGGCAGCCCAAAATGAACCTGAAAACCGCCCAGCCCTTAGTGAAGCCGAACAACAACAAGCACTGAATAACCTTCAAGAACCAATGTATAAGCCTCTTTTAGAGCGTTATATTCTTGATGAGTTAAAAGCAGTTCGCCAAGATCAGCAAAAACTGAGAGAAGATGTCACTAAGCAAGTCACTCATACACAGTTAGATACAGCTGATCGCGCGTTAACCTACACGACAGACACCATCAATAATGTGTTTTTCATTATTACAATTACTGCCTCAATTTTGGTTTTAGTTGGTTGGAATTCACTGCGTGATGTGAAAAACAAAGTAGAAGATATTGTAAATACACGTGTTAGTGCCATCACTAAAGAATACGAAGAGCGCTTAAAAGTTCTTGAAGAAAAACTACGTGAGCGATCTGAAGAGATCTTATTAAATCAGCAAAAAATCTCGATCACTAACGAAGTTCATTCACTGTGGATGCGTGCTAACTTAGAAAGTGATGTTGCCAATAAAGTAGAAATTTTTGACGAAATATTAAAACGTAAGCCTGAAGATGTAGAAGCGATTGCCTATAAAGCAGATGCACTGTTAGAAATAAATGAAACGGGTGAGGCTATTGAGCTATGTAATCAAGCCCTCGAAATAGACAGTGACTATGGCTATGCATACTGGCAACGTGCGTGTGCTTATGCATTACTTCATAAACATGCTGATGCGATGGCCGATATTCGTATGGCACTTGAATACTCACCCAACCTTCGTAACGAGCTATTACACGAAAGCGCTTTTGCCAGCCTTCACGACAACGACAGCTTTAATTCGTTGTTAAATGAAACGGTTTAG
- a CDS encoding GAF domain-containing sensor histidine kinase, whose product MRQQLVQLLYGVSISSDLDSGNVELAERLILNAVLDGLEIGRAGIWLLNAENTAIECRLLLDRENNQEIQTLVLPRDAYPAYFKALDTQRTITAEDAHTDPATFEFSESYLKPLNIGAMLDAPIRYKGKMIGIFCCEHIGGARHWSEDECSFIGALADLYGRALSAQENERTNAKLERANQLLEQRVAERTRTLEVTLSELTTMQEKLIESEKMASLGNLVAGIAHEVNTPIGIAVTANSSAKDKLNTLNKLIESNTLTKTALLEGMNHLNECFKISFANLERAAKLISDFKQTAVDQSSLNLLETNIKDYLENILHSLMPLTRSHNIEVDIQCNDDLKLITVPGALSQIFLNLVNNSCVHGFVGRDQNKITISVTVDKQSDTYSICYLDNGHGMSEDVMHKVFEPFFTTKRGNGGSGLGMSIVYNLATQALQGEVSIDSKPNNGVTVTFKLPQKLA is encoded by the coding sequence ATGCGCCAACAACTAGTCCAACTGCTCTATGGAGTATCAATTTCCTCTGATCTTGACAGTGGTAATGTTGAATTAGCTGAACGCTTAATCCTTAATGCTGTTCTTGATGGCCTAGAAATAGGCAGAGCTGGGATCTGGCTTCTAAATGCCGAAAACACCGCCATTGAGTGCCGATTATTACTTGATAGAGAGAATAATCAGGAAATTCAGACACTGGTTCTTCCACGCGATGCATATCCAGCATATTTTAAAGCGCTCGATACCCAGCGAACGATCACCGCAGAAGATGCCCATACCGATCCAGCCACCTTTGAGTTTAGTGAAAGCTACCTGAAACCGCTTAATATTGGCGCTATGCTCGATGCGCCGATTCGCTATAAAGGTAAAATGATCGGAATATTCTGTTGTGAGCATATTGGTGGAGCAAGGCACTGGAGTGAAGATGAGTGTTCATTTATCGGTGCATTAGCAGATTTATATGGCAGAGCACTGTCGGCTCAAGAAAATGAACGAACCAATGCAAAGCTTGAACGTGCCAATCAATTATTAGAGCAACGGGTGGCAGAGCGTACTCGCACGCTTGAAGTGACCTTATCTGAATTGACGACCATGCAAGAAAAGTTGATCGAATCAGAAAAAATGGCTTCGCTTGGTAACCTTGTAGCGGGTATAGCACATGAAGTAAATACCCCAATTGGCATTGCAGTCACCGCGAATAGCTCCGCAAAAGATAAACTTAATACCTTAAATAAATTAATAGAGTCTAATACGTTAACTAAAACGGCATTACTTGAAGGAATGAATCACTTAAATGAATGTTTTAAGATTTCTTTTGCAAATCTTGAGCGCGCGGCAAAGCTAATTAGTGATTTTAAGCAAACAGCTGTTGACCAATCATCTTTGAACTTACTTGAAACAAACATCAAAGACTACCTTGAAAATATTTTACATAGTTTAATGCCATTAACCCGAAGTCATAATATCGAAGTCGATATTCAATGTAATGACGACCTTAAGCTAATAACTGTACCTGGGGCATTAAGCCAAATTTTTCTGAATCTTGTTAACAACAGTTGTGTACATGGGTTTGTGGGCAGAGATCAAAATAAAATAACAATATCAGTAACCGTTGATAAACAAAGCGATACCTACTCTATTTGCTATTTAGACAATGGACATGGCATGAGTGAAGATGTAATGCATAAAGTGTTTGAGCCATTCTTCACCACCAAACGTGGCAATGGCGGTAGTGGTTTGGGTATGTCGATAGTTTATAACCTTGCAACGCAAGCACTGCAAGGTGAAGTAAGCATCGATAGCAAGCCAAATAACGGCGTTACTGTTACCTTCAAATTGCCGCAAAAACTTGCATAA
- the katG gene encoding catalase/peroxidase HPI produces MSNGKTGQCPVMHGSNTVTAQSNTDWWPNALNFDILHQHDSKTNPYGKDFNYAEAFKSLDLEAVKTDLKNLMTESQEWWPADWGHYGGLMIRMAWHSAGSYRLEDGRGGGGTGNQRFAPLNSWPDNANLDKARRLLWPIKKKYGNKLSWADLMILAGNMAYESMGLKTFGFAGGREDIWHPEKDVYWGAEKEWLAPSDERYSNVAKPDTMENPLAAVQMGLIYVNPEGVNGNPDPLKTAEQVRETFARMAMDDEETAALTVGGHTVGKTHGNGSEENVGPEPEAADVFEQGLGWNNHNSRGIGRDTMTSGIEGAWTTHPTKWDNGYCYLLLNYEWELKKSPAGAWQWEPIDIKEEDKPVDVEDPSIRLNPIMTDADMAMKMDPTYRKIIERFNDDFEYFSDVFARAWFKLTHRDLGPKSRYLGADVPSEDLIWQDPIPAVDYTLSDSEISELKTKLLNCGVSQADLIATAWDSARTYRGSDHRGGANGARIRLAPQKDWQGNEPERLAKVLSALESVQAGLSKPVSLADLIVLGGSAAVEQAAKAAGVDVTVPFAPGRGDATDEMTDADSFDVLEPIHDGFRNWLKKDYAVSAEELMLERTQLMGLTAPEMTALVGGMRVLGTNHGGSKHGVFTDNVGTLSTDFFVNLTDMAYTWKPTGNGLYDIVERSTGATKWTATRVDLVFGSNSILRSYAEFYAQDDNKERFVKDFVDAWVKVMNADRFDI; encoded by the coding sequence ATGAGTAATGGAAAAACGGGCCAGTGCCCGGTAATGCATGGTAGTAACACTGTCACCGCTCAATCAAATACCGACTGGTGGCCAAACGCACTCAATTTCGACATTCTTCATCAACACGACAGCAAAACGAATCCTTACGGCAAAGACTTTAATTACGCAGAAGCATTCAAATCTCTAGACCTTGAAGCCGTTAAAACCGATTTAAAAAACCTAATGACCGAAAGCCAAGAATGGTGGCCTGCTGACTGGGGCCATTACGGTGGTTTAATGATCCGTATGGCGTGGCACTCAGCGGGTTCATACCGTTTAGAAGATGGTCGCGGCGGCGGTGGTACGGGTAACCAACGCTTTGCACCATTAAATTCATGGCCAGATAACGCCAACCTAGATAAAGCACGTCGTTTACTTTGGCCAATTAAAAAGAAATACGGTAACAAACTTTCTTGGGCTGATTTAATGATCTTAGCCGGTAATATGGCTTACGAATCAATGGGTTTAAAAACTTTTGGCTTTGCTGGTGGCCGCGAAGATATTTGGCACCCAGAAAAAGACGTTTACTGGGGCGCGGAAAAAGAATGGTTAGCACCCAGTGATGAGCGCTATTCAAATGTAGCTAAACCAGACACCATGGAAAACCCATTAGCAGCGGTACAAATGGGCTTAATTTATGTAAACCCAGAAGGGGTGAATGGCAACCCTGATCCGCTTAAAACGGCTGAACAAGTTCGCGAAACATTTGCCCGTATGGCAATGGATGACGAAGAAACTGCCGCACTTACAGTGGGTGGTCATACCGTGGGTAAAACTCATGGTAATGGTAGCGAAGAAAACGTTGGCCCTGAGCCAGAAGCGGCTGATGTGTTTGAGCAAGGCCTAGGCTGGAACAATCATAACTCACGCGGTATTGGCCGCGATACCATGACATCAGGCATCGAAGGTGCGTGGACAACTCACCCAACCAAATGGGATAACGGTTATTGCTACTTGCTGCTTAATTATGAGTGGGAGCTTAAGAAGAGCCCTGCAGGTGCGTGGCAATGGGAACCAATCGATATTAAAGAAGAAGACAAACCAGTTGATGTAGAAGATCCATCAATTCGTTTAAATCCTATTATGACCGACGCCGATATGGCAATGAAGATGGACCCAACCTATCGTAAGATTATCGAGCGTTTTAACGATGATTTTGAATACTTTAGTGATGTGTTTGCACGTGCATGGTTCAAGCTGACGCACCGCGACTTAGGTCCTAAATCACGTTATTTGGGTGCCGATGTACCAAGCGAAGATCTGATCTGGCAAGATCCGATCCCAGCGGTGGATTACACCTTATCAGACAGCGAAATTAGCGAGCTTAAAACCAAGCTACTTAACTGTGGTGTAAGCCAAGCAGACTTAATTGCAACAGCATGGGATAGCGCTCGTACTTACCGTGGTTCAGACCATCGCGGTGGTGCAAATGGTGCACGTATTCGCCTAGCACCGCAAAAAGATTGGCAAGGTAACGAGCCTGAGCGTTTAGCTAAAGTATTAAGCGCACTTGAGTCAGTACAAGCGGGTTTAAGCAAACCAGTAAGCCTCGCTGATTTAATTGTACTTGGTGGCTCTGCTGCGGTTGAACAAGCTGCAAAAGCAGCGGGTGTTGACGTCACCGTACCATTTGCCCCGGGTCGTGGTGATGCCACAGACGAGATGACAGATGCAGACTCGTTCGACGTACTTGAGCCAATTCACGATGGATTCCGTAACTGGTTGAAGAAAGACTATGCGGTTTCAGCAGAAGAGCTAATGTTAGAGCGTACGCAATTAATGGGCTTAACAGCACCAGAAATGACCGCTCTTGTTGGTGGTATGCGTGTACTTGGCACTAACCACGGCGGCTCTAAGCATGGCGTGTTTACAGATAATGTAGGCACACTTAGCACAGACTTTTTCGTAAACCTAACTGACATGGCTTACACATGGAAGCCAACAGGCAATGGTCTTTACGATATTGTCGAGCGCAGCACAGGTGCAACTAAATGGACAGCAACACGCGTTGATTTAGTGTTTGGCTCAAACTCAATCCTACGCTCTTACGCAGAGTTTTACGCACAAGACGACAACAAAGAGCGTTTTGTGAAAGACTTTGTCGACGCATGGGTAAAAGTAATGAATGCCGATCGCTTTGATATTTAA
- a CDS encoding ABC-F family ATPase yields MISTANITMQFGAEPLFENISAKFGNGNRYGLIGANGCGKSTFMKILSGALVPTSGNVSIAPGLKLGTLSQDQFAFEQYTVVDAVIMGDAELWKVKQERDRIYSLPEMSEEDGMKVAELESVFAEMDGYTAESRAEEILIQAGIEQEFHYGLMANVAPGWKLRVLLAQALFANPDILLLDEPTNNLDIHTITWLANELNQRKCTMIIISHDRHFLNSVCTHMADIDYGELRIYPGNYEKWIEASSLQREQLLAENAKKSAEIDELQEFVNRFGANASKAKLASSRAKRMDKIKLDEVKASSRISPSLRFDEGKKMYRQALELTKLGHGFEGETLFSGGDLLLEAGAKLAVIGENGVGKTTLLRCLVNEIQSNEGVVKWSENASIGYCPQDSSKEFDNDLTLFDWMSQWRTAKHNDLMVRAMLGRLLFTADDANKKARNCSGGEKNRLLFGKLMMQDINVLIMDEPTNHMDMEAIEALNNALKDYQGTLIFVSHDREFVSSLATRIIDIKDKKLIDFQGTFDEYMDHVAQQAQ; encoded by the coding sequence TTGATTTCAACCGCAAATATCACCATGCAGTTTGGTGCAGAGCCTTTGTTTGAGAACATTTCAGCTAAGTTTGGTAATGGCAACCGCTATGGTTTAATTGGCGCGAATGGCTGCGGCAAATCGACCTTTATGAAAATTCTAAGTGGTGCGCTTGTGCCAACCTCTGGCAATGTGTCGATTGCACCGGGTTTAAAGCTCGGTACGCTTAGCCAAGACCAGTTTGCATTTGAGCAATACACTGTAGTTGATGCGGTTATCATGGGTGATGCCGAGCTTTGGAAAGTAAAACAAGAACGCGACCGTATTTATTCACTGCCAGAAATGAGTGAAGAAGATGGCATGAAAGTCGCTGAGCTTGAAAGCGTTTTTGCCGAAATGGATGGCTACACAGCAGAAAGCCGTGCAGAAGAAATTTTGATCCAAGCGGGTATTGAGCAAGAGTTTCATTACGGCTTAATGGCGAACGTTGCGCCAGGCTGGAAACTACGTGTGCTTTTAGCGCAGGCACTGTTTGCAAACCCTGATATTTTGCTACTTGATGAGCCAACCAATAACCTTGATATTCACACTATTACTTGGCTAGCTAACGAGCTTAACCAGCGAAAGTGTACGATGATTATTATCTCGCACGACCGTCACTTCTTAAACTCGGTGTGTACACACATGGCCGATATCGACTACGGTGAGCTAAGAATTTATCCTGGTAACTACGAAAAGTGGATCGAAGCTTCAAGCTTACAACGCGAACAACTGCTTGCTGAAAACGCTAAGAAAAGCGCTGAAATTGACGAGCTACAAGAGTTCGTAAACCGCTTTGGTGCTAACGCATCAAAAGCAAAACTAGCCAGCTCTCGTGCTAAGCGCATGGATAAAATTAAGCTTGATGAAGTAAAAGCATCAAGCCGTATTAGCCCATCACTTCGTTTTGACGAAGGTAAAAAGATGTATCGCCAAGCATTAGAGCTTACTAAACTAGGTCATGGCTTTGAGGGTGAAACCCTGTTTAGCGGCGGTGACTTATTGCTAGAAGCCGGTGCTAAGCTTGCGGTTATTGGTGAAAACGGTGTAGGTAAAACTACCCTATTACGCTGCCTAGTGAATGAAATACAAAGCAACGAAGGTGTGGTTAAGTGGTCTGAAAATGCCAGTATTGGTTATTGCCCACAAGACAGCAGCAAAGAGTTTGATAACGACTTAACTCTGTTCGATTGGATGTCGCAGTGGCGCACCGCTAAGCACAACGATTTAATGGTGCGTGCTATGTTAGGCCGTTTATTATTTACTGCAGATGACGCTAACAAAAAAGCGCGTAACTGTTCAGGTGGTGAAAAGAACCGTCTATTGTTTGGTAAGCTGATGATGCAAGACATCAATGTGCTAATTATGGATGAGCCAACTAACCACATGGATATGGAAGCCATTGAAGCGCTCAATAATGCTTTAAAAGATTACCAAGGTACGCTTATTTTTGTGAGCCACGACCGTGAGTTTGTATCGTCATTAGCGACTCGTATCATCGATATTAAAGATAAAAAGCTTATCGATTTTCAGGGCACGTTTGACGAATATATGGACCATGTTGCGCAACAAGCGCAGTAA